GTCATCCAGGGGCGCAGATGTTCGCCGTCGCGCAGGCCGTCGTCCTCGAAGGGAACTCCCTCGTGGTCGGTGAGCACCCAGAGGTCGCCGCGGCCGGCCGCGGCGATCCGGGCGACCTCCTCGTGCGGGCCGCCCATATAGCGCTCGTGCCAGACGGTGGTGGCGAAGGCGTCGGTGTCGCAGATCAGGACCGGGGAGCCGGTCCGGGCCGCGGCGTTCTCCCGTTCGGTCTGGCGCCGGGCGATCAGCGGGAAGTCGTCGGTGTCGAAGCGGACGTCGGACCAGACCGCGCCCGGCTGTTCGGCGCGCAGGGCCGCGAGCTTCCGCTCGCTGTACTCCCTGCCGTACTCGGGTACCACCGCGGTGCGCGCCCAGATGCCGCCGCGCGCCCGGTAGTGGGCGGCGAGCGCGTCGGCCAGGGTGGTGGTGCCGGTGGACTCCGCGCCGAGGACGACGACCCGCCGGGCGAGGGCGGCGCGTACCGGCGGCTCCAGGAAGTCCCAGCAGCCGGCGGGGTCGTCGCGCACGGCGGTGCCGGAGACCGGGAAGACCGTGCGCCCCGGGTCGACGCAGACCGAGTCGGCGCGGAACCTGCGGGCCAGTTCCTCGCCGTACGCCTCGGAGGTGAACACGGCGTCCACGCGCTCGGGGACGGCCGATCGGAAGACCGCCATGTGCGCGTCCCACACCGCCGGGTCGGTGATGTCGACGGGGATGTCGTCGACGGCGCCGACCACCCGGACGTCGGGGTGCACCTCGCTCATCCACGCCGTGCGGGCGTCGAGCGGGATCGACTCCACGGACGCGGCGCAGACGAGGACGGTCAGCCGGTCGCAGCGGTCGCGCGCGGTCCGTACCAGGTGGTGGTGGCCCGCGTGCGGCGGATAGAACTTGCCGAGGACGAGCCCGTGCCGGTAGCGCCTCACGTCGTCGCCTCCGCGGTCGCGTCCACCGGCGCGTCCTGCCGCGCCGCGCCGGTGGGCACCGGCAGGGGCTGCCGGGCCGCCAGGTCGCGCGACCAGTTCCGCAGCCCGAGGACGCACAGCGTCATGAAGCCGATGTACAGCAGCGCGGTGAGGTACAGCTCCTTGTACGCGTACAGCGGCACATAGACCACGTCCGCCGCGATCCACAGCCACCAGGACTCCAGCCGCTTGCGGCACTGCCCGTACGTCGCCATGAGGGACAGCGCGGTGGTGAGCGCGTCCCAGAACGGGACGTCCGAGTCGGTGGCCCGGTCCAGGAGCAGTGTCAGCCCGGCTGTCCCCACCACCCCCGCCGCGAGCAGCCACGTCCACTCGGCGCGCGTGGTGCGGCGCACCGGGAGGGTGTCGGAGCCTGGTCCACCCCCGTGGGTCCAGGTCCACCAGCCGTACACGGCGAGGGTGATGAAGACGACCTGCAGCCCCGCGTCGGCGTACAGGCCGGCCTGGGTGAAGAGCAGGACGAAGAGCACGTTGTTGGCGATGCCGACGGGCCAGTTGGCGATGTGCTGCCGGGCCACGAGCCAGACGCACAGGGCCCCGGTGCCGAAGCCGAGCACCTCGGTCCAGCTGACCGGCGTGCCGAGCGGCGTGAACAGCGGCTGCTGCAACGGCGCGAGTACCTCCGCGAGGCTCACGATCGCCCCCCTTCTTTAGAGTCACTATGACTATAAAGGTGGAAGGGGTGGCCCGGCAAGCAGGA
The Streptomyces tirandamycinicus DNA segment above includes these coding regions:
- a CDS encoding AAA family ATPase, yielding MRRYRHGLVLGKFYPPHAGHHHLVRTARDRCDRLTVLVCAASVESIPLDARTAWMSEVHPDVRVVGAVDDIPVDITDPAVWDAHMAVFRSAVPERVDAVFTSEAYGEELARRFRADSVCVDPGRTVFPVSGTAVRDDPAGCWDFLEPPVRAALARRVVVLGAESTGTTTLADALAAHYRARGGIWARTAVVPEYGREYSERKLAALRAEQPGAVWSDVRFDTDDFPLIARRQTERENAAARTGSPVLICDTDAFATTVWHERYMGGPHEEVARIAAAGRGDLWVLTDHEGVPFEDDGLRDGEHLRPWMTARFTEELTRTGRRFVTVTGPREQRLAAAVAAVDELLAEGWYFADPLPTRGGDAPVPELR
- the pnuC gene encoding nicotinamide riboside transporter PnuC → MSLAEVLAPLQQPLFTPLGTPVSWTEVLGFGTGALCVWLVARQHIANWPVGIANNVLFVLLFTQAGLYADAGLQVVFITLAVYGWWTWTHGGGPGSDTLPVRRTTRAEWTWLLAAGVVGTAGLTLLLDRATDSDVPFWDALTTALSLMATYGQCRKRLESWWLWIAADVVYVPLYAYKELYLTALLYIGFMTLCVLGLRNWSRDLAARQPLPVPTGAARQDAPVDATAEATT